CTGAAAGTGTTTTGGATATTATTGAAAATGAGTTTGATGGAAAGTCAAATATAAAATCTATGGTTCAATTTGGTGGTCAAACAGCTATTAATATGTCTCAAGTTTTAGGTCAATATAATATGCCAATTTTAGGATCTTCAGCAGAAGTTATAAATGATGCATCAGAAAGAGGAAGATTTGAGAATATAGCCAAGAAAGCGAATGTATTACAACCATCAGGGGCCGCAACTCGAAATTTAGATGATGCACTAAAAATCGCATCAAAAGTTTCATATCCAGTTATGGTTAGGCCATCATATGTTTTAGGCGGAAGAGCAATGGAAATAGTTCATTCAGAGAATGAATTAAAGAGATATTTTACTCGCGCCCAAAATTATGTTCCTGGTCAGACTATTTTAGTGGATCAATATATTTCAGGTATTGAAATAGAGATTGATGCTATTTGTGATGGAGATAATGTACTAATACCTGGAATTATGCAGCATGTTGAGAGAGCAGGTGTGCATTCTGGAGATAGTACAGCAGTTTATCCTGCTTATGATCTGTCAGAAAATGAAAAAAGCGAAATAGTTGAAGCAACCAAAAAACTAGGAATAACATTGGGAATCAAAGGTCTAATGAATATTCAGTTTATAGTCAAAAGGTCAAAAAAATCTTTCTTTGATAATAATTCACATAATAGTAATGACGAGAAATCAAAGCTATATGTTATTGAGGTAAATCCTCGATCTAGTAGAACCATACCATTTATTTCAAAAATAACTGGTATACCAATGATAAAACTTGCTGTAAAAGTAATGTATGGTAAAAAACTATTAGATCTTGGTTATGGTATAGATTTGGTACCAGAAAAAAAATTATTTGCGGTAAAATCACCAGTCTTTTCTATGTCAAAATTATCAGGAGTAGATACATATTTGGGTCCTGAAATGAAATCAACTGGTGAAGTTATGGGAATAGATGATAATTTACCAGACGCTATGAAAAAAGCAATGATTGCTTCGGGGTTAGAAGTAAATGAAAAGACAAGTTTTTTACTGTCTATTGCTGATAGAGATAAAGAAGATTCATTAGATTTTATCAAGAAATTAAAAGCTAATGGAAATACTATTTATGCAACTGAAGGAACTTATAATTTTCTAAAATCTAAAGGTTTTGACTCCATTAAGATTAACAAAATCCTTTCTGAATCACCAACTGTAATTGATATTATTAATGAAGGAAAAGTAGGAGCGGTTCTTAATACAGTTACTGGAAATAGAAATTCAATTCAAGATGGATATCATATAAGAAGAAAAGCTACAGAATTTTCAATTCCTTGCTATACTTCTATCGACACGGCTTATGCGACTATTATGAATAGTTCTTCAAAAAGTCTGAAGGTTAGTACCTTTGATGATTACTTAGATTGATTTATGCTTTTATAGCCCTGACAGACAACCAGTTTCTTGGTACTGTTGTGAGAGACATCTCACTAAATACTTCTTTGAGGGCTTTTTGCAAAGTTTTCTTACCTATATCTAAAGGTACCCCAGGTAGAACTCCTTCAATCCAATCTCTAAACTCACTTATGTAATGAAAACCATCTATTGGAACTTGATATGATTTAGCTTTTATGTGTTCGATTTTATAGCCTGTTTTTTCTAGTAGAGAAACATAATCTTCAGGTCTTAATTGTTGCCTTGAAGATACCTTTTCAGATTTCTTAGGTCTCATTTTGTGATCTTTACTTAAGAGTCTAAGTGACCTAAACATCCATTTTCTATAAAATTCATGAGACTCCTCAGGGTGCGAACCATCATAAAAAGAAGTATTAAATGCAAGTACACCTCTACTATTTAGTTTTCCACCAATGTCTTCAAGTAATTTTAATTTATTTGGTACGTAATGAATGGAATTACAATAGATCATTGCATCAGCTTTATCCCTAACAGCATCTGTAAGATTTTGAACTTCAGAATGAATAAATCTTACAATAGGACTATTTTCTAATTCAGATGCAGCAGTTTTGAGCGCACTTTTTGAGCTATCTACTGCATAAATTACAGAGTCTTTAGCTGATATTATTTTTTCTAAAATAAGTTTTGTAATATTGCCTGTCCCACAACCTAAATCAACTATTGATTTTTTATCATAAATATTGGCCAGCTCAATGAATTCAGAGTTAATTGAACTATAGAAGGGTAAATTTGCAAACGCATTAAATGCATATTGTTCACTTTGAGTTTGATTTGCCATTTTATAAATTAGTTATGTTTTATTAAAATATATTATAATTTCATATATTAATGTATCCCAAGTAGACTAAATTAATCAATATTTCAAACAAAGTATAGATGAAAATAAATCAACTGATAAAAATTCCATTAGTAATATTACTGACTTTATTTTTTATAATTTCATGTGATGAAGATAGTAAAATAATAATGGCTGCTGCATCTTTAGAAGAAATATTAAACGATCACAAAGATGAATTTATTAATAGTGAGCAAATTTATTTAAATTATGGAGGGTCATTGAGTCTAGCAAGAAGAATTGAAACTAACCAAAATAAAATAGGGGCAGTTATCTTTTCATCTAATGAATCATTTCAAGTCATAAAAGATATGAATATTATTAAAGAAGATTCAATTTCTACATTAGCATATAATTCACTAGTTATTGTTTCTTCTGAAAAAAAATTTAATTCCCTAGAAGATGTAAAAAGTTCTAGAAATAAATTATTAATTGCTGATCCAAAAGTTGCTCCCGCTGGCATTTACTCAAAGCAAGCTGTAGAAAAATTATTTGAATATGATTATATAAAAGAAAATATATTGACTTCAGGTGATGTAAGTTCTGTTTCTAATCTTATTAGGACTAACAAAAATATGTTTGGAATTGTTTACAAGACTGAAGCGGTAAAGAATAATCTTAATATTGTATTTAATATACCAAATAATTTTCACGATAAAATAGAATATAAAGTAGGTATTCTTAAATCAAATAAAAGCAAATACGTTGAAGAGTTTATTTTGACTTTGCAATCCAAAAAAAATCAAAATAACTTGAGAGAATTAGGATTTATAGTTAAGTAAATGGATATTATAGGAATAATTTTTACTACTCTCAAAATCACAATTTTATCTACACTAATCAGTTTTCTTTCATCTGTAATCCTATCTTTATTAGTGCTGAAGTATAGAAAAATTATTCTAATAGTTGATGTAATAACAACTTTACCACTTGCATTGCCCCCTGTACTAACTGGGTACTTCATAATATATATAAGTAACGGTTATCTTACTTTTAATTGGCTAGGGGGTAGCTTGGCTTGTGCAATAATTTCACTCCCACTTGTATATAGAACAATTTTTGTTTCTATTTCTTCTATTAATGCAAATATAGTAAATACCTCAAGAATTCTTGGTGCGAGTAGGATACAAACATTCTTTTTGGTAGTATTACCAACACTCAAAATTGGTATCTTTACTTCAATATTTTTAGGCTTTATAAGATCAATTTCAGAGTTTGGAGCAACTATGATCGTTTCTGGAAATATTTCAGGTGAAACACAAACACTTTCAACTGGTATTTACACTGCAATACTTAATGGTGATGATAATAGTCTATTTATTTTGACCTTATCTTCTATATTCTTGGCTCTATTTTCAATAATAATATTTAACATAATCAGAAGAAATCAAAAGGCTTTGAATTTTTATGAATAAAATAGATTTTAAACTAAAAATAAATTTACCTAATTTTACGCTTAGATCTGAATCTAATTTTTCTCAAGGCTTAAACTATATTTGGGGAAGATCCGGTCAGGGAAAATCTACTCTATTAAATTCAATATCAGGATTTATAAAAAACTGTGAGGGATTTATAAATGTTAATGATGAAATAATTTTTTCTTCTGAAAATAAAAAGTCTCTTCCTCCAGAAAAGCGGAAAATTTCATATGTTCAACAAAATGATCTACTTTTTAGTAACTTAACTGTTTATGAAAATCTTAAGTTTGGGTATCAATTTCTTAATGAGAAAGATAAAAAAATAACCCCAAATGAGTGTGCTAGTTATTTTAACGTAGAAGAATTATTAAATTTATACCCTAATGAATTATCAGGAGGACAAAAGCAGAGAGTATCATTAGCAAGAGCTTTTTCTCGAAATGCCGGAGTTGTTTTGCTAGATGAACCAATTAATTCTCTTGATGCTTTTTCAAGAAAAGATATCTTAGGAAAAATAGAAAAGATAACCAATGAACTAAATTTATGTTTATTATTTGTAACACATTACATAGAAGATATTTTCGAAATATCTAACGATATTTTGCTAGTGGAAAATGGAACTGCTAATAAAAAAATTAATAAAAAAGATATTTTTAATCATTGGGAAGAAGAAGATGTACTAAATCAAATAGTTGATAACGCAGAATTTGAAGGGAAATTTTTTAATTCAAACTCTGTTATGATTTCAAAAAAGAAATTTGATCATACCAATCACGGATTTTATTTTTCTGGAATAATTGATCAAATTATAAATAATAAAAATAATTCACTACTAAATATAGATTGTAAAAAAAATTACTTTATTTCAATTGATAACAAAATACTTAATAGTTTAGACTTATCTAAAGGTTCTCAAGTAGAATGCTTTGTTTATAAAAACTTAATCATATGAAATCTTTTAATGAAAATCTTCTAGATAATATAAAAAATAAAAAATCTTTTCTAATAGTTGGATTAGATCCTAATTTAGCTAAAATGCCCACAAAGAACATATATGATTTTAATCGAGAAATTATTGATAATACTTATGATTTAGTTGTTGGTTATAAACCTCAAATGGCTTTTTATGAATCTTATGGTTTTGATGGACTCAAGGCGCTAGAAAAGACCATAGACTATATAAAGAACTTACCAGAAAAAAAAATTATAATTGGTGATTGCAAAAGATCTGATATTGATTCAACCAGTGAAGCTTATTCTAAAGCAATGTTTGAATTTTGGGATTTTGATTCTGTAACTATTGTTCCTTACTTCGGAAGAGATGGAATATTACCTTTCATTAATAGATCAGACAAAGGTGTATTCATTGTATGCAGATCATCAAATAAATCAGCTGGTGAATTTCAAGACTTATTTTCTGAAAAAGAGCAACTAACTTTATACGAGAAAGTTGCACTAATATCTTCGGAGCTAAATATAAAAGATAATGTAGGTCTAGTAATGGGAGCAACTTATCCTAAAGAACTAGAAATTATAAGAAATTTAGTTCCTAGTCTACCTTTTCTGATACCAGGTATAGGTCATCAAAAGGGAGATTTAGCTGAAGTACTTAATAAGTCAATATTGGATAAACCCATAATATTATTAAATTCCTCTAGAGGAATAATTTATGCTTCATCTAAAATTGGAGATTACGGACAAAAGGCAAGGACTAAAGTTTTGGAAATAAATAATGAAATTTCTAAAATATATTCGTTTTAAGAGTCATAAAATTTATTGACCTAAATTCTAAATTATATATTCTATTATTATGGATGAAATGATAATAGACAGCTTAAAAATAAATACAATGGGGCAGAGAGTATTAATATTAAAGCAAAAAAAAGGCTCCTTATTTTTAGCTATTTGGATAGCTGCAGCTGAGGCAGATGCTATAGCAATAAGAATGCAGAAGGTAGAAATACCTAGACCCTTAACTCATGATTTGCTTTGCAATGCGATTGAAAAATCAGGTGGAAAAATAAAATCAGTTCAAATAGAAAAAGTTGATAATGGCACCTTCTATGGTTCAATATCAATTATTCAACAAAATTCTCAAAATAATGAATTGATTTTAGATTCTAGACCATCTGATGCTATGGTTATTGCTCTTAAATTAAATATCCCAATTCTCTGTGATAAATCTGTTTTGGAAAAAGCTGGGTTTAAAAAATCTAAACTTGATATTGATAATCCTATTGAATCGGATGCAATCTCTGAAGGTAATGTTGAAAAAGATAACTATTCACCATTAGGTGAAAAAGAAAGAAAGAGTCTTTCAGTATTTGAATCTTTTATTGATACCCTGGACATAGATGAGTAAAAAAATAAAACCTCATGAAACTTCAACAAAATTAATTTTTTCCACAATTTTTCTTGTCGGTAAATATTTAGGATTAGGCTGGATAATTATTACTCCTACTATAATCTTCACTTTTGGAGGTAATTTTTTGGATAATATGTTAAATCTTGGCTATTTAATGACCTTAATGGGTTTGATGATTGGGTTAATTATAGGTATTATTGGAACGGTTAGAATTTTAAAAAGTTAAATGTAATAAAGTATGTTTTTGAAACCAAAATTTATAATTATATTTTCTTCAATTTCTGTAATATTTGTTTTATCTGTTTTAGGTGGTGCTCTTGGAGCCAGTTTTGGCTTTGGATTTCTAGGCGGTCCGATGCCTTTCATTTCAATAGCGGCAGAATCTGTTTATAGTATTTCTTCTCCATTTTCATATAATCTAAAAAATTCAACAGTGATGCTTTGGATAGCTATGATAGTTTTGATAATAATTTCTTGGAGAGCTACAAGAAATATCAAAGAAATTCCATCAGGTCTTCAAAATATATTTGAATTACTATTCCAATTTTTTATCGATACTGCAGATGAAGCTGGTGGTAAAAAAGCAAGAAGATTTCTACCGGTTGTAATAACTATTTTTCTCGGAGTTCTGGCTTTCAACTGGATGGGAATTCTACCGGGTGTGGGTTCAATCGGTAAGGTAGAAACAATTGAAGAATGGGTCCACCATCATTCACATTCTGGTCATTGTTATGATGTTGCAAAAGGATCGGAAAATAAAAATATTGATAAGTATTTATTGGCTGAACTATGCGTATTAGAGGAAGATGCATCCCATGGGTTTGTTGTTTTTGACGATTTTAGTTCAATAAACTTAATGCCTTTAGGTAGAGGAGAATCAACTAGAGCTCCTCTGCATTCAATTGGTGACTACGAAGTTCAAAATATAATTGATATTAAGAAGAAAATCACAGCAGGTACTAAACCTGAAGATGTACAAGAACTGACAATAATTAGAGAAAATATAAAGAATGGTAAAGTATTGAAACTTTACAAAAATCCTGACGATGGAAGTATTAGCCCTAATTCTTATCTAGGAAAGAAAACAGGAGAACTGATTCCATTTTTTAGAGGGGCATCTACTGATGTAAATACAACTCTTGCAATAGCGATTTTTTCTATGATTGCTATTCAATTTTGGGGATTTTCATCATTAGGGTTTTCTGGTTACGGAGGTAAATTTATCAATTTTTCTCACGGACCAATAAATGCCTTTGTTGGCATTTTAGAATTATTTGGAGAATTTGCTAAAACTATAAGTTTTACTTTTAGGCTTTTTGGAAATATGTTTGCAGGAGAAATAGTTTTAATATCCATGGGATTTTTACTTCCTCTCATAGGGATGATTCCTTTTATGGGATTAGAGCTTTTTGTCGGAGTAATCCAAGCATTTATATTTTCGATGTTAACATTAGTTTTTGGTGTGATGGCAATTACCTCACACTCAGAGCATGAGGAGCATGAATAGCAAGTTTTAAAAAAAAACAAATGAAGGGAGCATGAAATGGCAAGTGAATATCAACCAATTGGAGCAGCATTATCCATGGGACTGGGAGCGATAGGTTCAGCATTAGGTATAGGAATGCTAGCTAATGGAGCTTTACAATCTCTAGGAAGAAATCCTGAGGCAAGAGGTCCAATTCAACAGAGTATGATTTTAGCTATTGCTTTTACAGAAGCTATAGCAATTTATTCTCTTGTTGTAGCCATATTAATATTATTTGTACTGTAAATTATTTTTTTTACTATAAAGTTTTCAGCTGATTCTATCAGCTGAAAAAGGAGAATAAAAATATGGATGCATTAGGTATAAACTTATCAGGGTTGATAACCCAACTACTTAGTTTTACTGTTTTATTTTTAATACTAAGAAAGTTGCTCTTTGGCCCTATAAGTTCTGTTTTACAAAGTAGAGCTACAAAAATTCAAGAAAGTCTTGAAGCCGCAGAAAGAGTTAAAAATGAAGCTGATGAATCTGCCGAGAAATTAGAAAAAGAAATCAATTTAGCTAGGCAAGAAGGTCAAAAGCTAATAAGTGACGCTAGGGAAGCGGCTGAAAAGTTTAAAGAGCAAGAAATGAATAAAGCTCAAAAAGAATCACAAGAAATTATTGATAAAGCGAATAAAGCTATTGAAAAAGAGAAAGATCTTGCAATTCAGTCTGTTAGAAAAGAATTTTCTTCTCTAGTTATTTCTGCAGCATCAAAGGTAGTAGATAAATCAATTGATGAAAAAGATCATAAAAAAATAATAGATAGCGCTTTAGAGGAAGAAATAAAAAAGAATTAATATGGTAAGTTCAGTAGTCAAAAGATATGGAAAAGCAATATTAGAAATTGCATTAGAATCTAAAAAAATTGATAGTTGGATAAAAAATTTTGAAGATTCTGAAGAAATAATTCTAGACGAGGATTTATTTTCTTTCTTAAGCTCTCCTCAGGTTCCTATTTCAGAGAAATTAAATTCAATTGACACTCTGATGAATGATTATGAGACTTTATTTATTAATTTTTTGAAAGTTTTAATAATTAGGTCGCAAGTTGAGCTTTTCTTGCCTATAAAGGAAGAGTTCTTTGATCAGAATAAGATCCTTGAGGGCAAAGTTTTAGCAAATATAACAACTTCTGTGAAATTAGATAGGACTCAAAAAGACTTATTGACCAAGAAAATATGTGATATTTTTGAAGTAAATGAAGTCGAAATAATTGAGCATAAAGATGAGTCAATAATTGGAGGATTCATAATCAAGGTTGGAGATACAATAATTGATTCATCAACAAAAAATAAACTTAATGGATTAGAAAAATATTTATTAAGATCAACGACATTAAAGTAATAATGGAGAAATATTATGTCACCAAATAGTCAAGATATAGCATCAATAATTAAAAAACAAATTGAGGAATTTGGAGGGGACTTCTCAATGGTAGATATTGGAACCGTTGTAGAAGCAGGAGATGGTGTTGTCAGGATTCATGGATTATCAGGGGTTAAAGTCAATGAATTACTTCAATTTCCAAATGATATTATTGGCCTAGCCCTAAATCTAGAGGAAGATAGTGTAGGAGCAGTTATACTTGGTGATTATCTTGGAATTAAGGAAGGTGATGAAGTGCGTTCAACTGGAAGAATAGTTGAAGTGCCGGTCGGAGAAAATTTACTAGGTAGGGTAGTTGATCCATTAGGAAGACCTCTAGATGGGAAAGGTGATATAGATACATCAGATTCACTGCCTGTTGAAAAAATAGCAGCAGGTGTTGTTGAAAGGAAGTCAATTGATCAACCTGTTCAATTTGGTCTAAAAATTGTTGATGCCATGGTACCAGTTGGAAGAGGTCAAAGAGAACTTGTTATCGGAGATAGAACTACTGGAAAAACCTCTTTATGTGTTGATGCATTAATCAATCAGAAAGATTCAGATATTATTGGAATTTATGTTGCTATAGGTCAAAAAGCTTCAAAGGTTTCTCAAGTTGTTACAAGATTTGAAGAACAAGGAGCTTTGGAAAATACAATTATTGTTACCGCTAACGCATCAGACTCTGCAGCATTACAATATCTTGCTCCATATGCTGGAGTGACTATGGCTGAGTACTTTATGTCTCAAGGAAAAGATGTCTTGATAGTTTATGATGACTTGAGTAAACATGCATGGGCATATAGGCAAATGTCACTTCTGCTTAGAAGGCCTCCAGGTAGAGAAGCATATCCAGGAGATGTTTTTTATCTTCACTCAAGATTACTTGAAAGAGCAGCTAAATTAGATGAAAAATATGGAGGTGGATCTATAACTGCATTGCCTATTATTGAAACTCAAGCAGGTGATGTTTCAGGTTACATCCCTACAAATGTTATATCTATTACTGATGGGCAACTATATTTAGAACCAGACTTGTTTAACTCAGGTGTAAGGCCTGCAGTTAACGCTGGATTATCAGTAACTAGAGTTGGATCATCTGCACAGAGAAAAGCAATGAAAGAAGTTTCAGGCTCATTAAAAGGTGAGATGGCGCAGTATGATTCCTTAAAAACTTTTGCTCAGTTTGGTACTGATGATTTGGATGCTATTACAAAACAACAACTGGCTCGTGGAGAAAGATTAACAGAACTTCTTAAACAAAATGAAAATCAACCACTATCATTTGAAAATCAGGTATCAATTTTCTATGCTGCTAACCAAGGAGCACTTGATGATGTTGAAATAGACCAAATTCCGGATTTTGAAAATCAATGGTATGATTTTGTATCTGCAAATTTACCAGAGGTTATGAAAAGTATATCTGAAGAAGGTGAACTTTCTGATTCATCCAAAAAGAGCTTAGATGATGCACTAAAGACATTCAAAGGAACATTTGGGAAGTAGTTAAATGCCAAGTACTAAAGAATTAAGAGCAAGAATCAGATCGGTTAGTAACACTTCAAAGGTTACTGGAGCTATGCAACTTATAGCAGCTTCAAAAATGAGAAGAGCTCAGCAGAATGTATTAAAAGGTAAGAAATATTCAGAAACTCTTCATAAACTTCTTATGAATTTATCAAGTTCTCTTGATCAAGATCAAAGTAATATTCCCTTGCTAGAAAAGCGTGAGGTAAAGAATAAGCTCATGATTCTAATCACTCCTGAAAGAGGTTTAGCGGGAGCATTAGTAGGAAATATTACCAGAAAAGCTTTTGAAATAATTAGTTCATCTGATGTAAAGTATAGTATCTTATCTGTTGGTAAAAAAGGCTACAGATTTGTTAATTCTAGAGGTCAAAAAATTTTAGAGCAACTAGAAATTCCAGATAGACCAGAAATTAGTGATACATATAAGATATCTGAAATTGCAATTGATGGTTTCATTGATGGTAAATGGGATCAAGTTGATATAGTTTTTAGTGAATTTTTCACGACAACATCGCAAATTCCTAAATCTCAAACAATTTTACCAATCAAAAATGATTCAGATGATGAAATCAATGAAAACCTTGATTATATTTATGAACCTTCATCATATGAAGTTCTATTTGATCTAACTCCAAAATATGTTAGATCTCAAATTTATCAATCTATTTTGGAAGCTTTTGCTAGTGAACATTCTGCAAGAATGGTTGCAATGCAAAATGCAACCGATAATGCAAATGAATTAATAGGTCAACTTACATTAGACCTAAACAAAGCAAGGCAAGAAACTATAACTGCAGAATTATTAGATCTAATAGGTGGAATTTCTGCATTAGAAGGCAAATAAAGGAGATTTACTATGGCTAAAGGTGATAAAGGAAAAGTTGTACAAGTTATTGGAACTGTTGTGGACGTTGAGTTCGACCAAAATCAGCTTCCTGAAATTTTTCACGCACTTGAACTTGAAAACGAAGGTGAAAGATTAGTTTTAGAAGTTGAACAGCATGTAGGTAACTCTTGGGCTAGATGCCTTGCTCTAGGTCCAACTGAAGGCTTATCAAGAGGAGTAGAAGTTCTTGATACTGGTGCGCCTGTTTCTGTTCCTGTGGGAAAAGATTCTCTTGGAAGATTATTTAATGTAATTGGTGACCCTATAGATGATGGAGAGCCTATAAATAAGGAAGCAATAAGGTGGCCAATTCACAGAAAAGCACCAGATTTTGATCAACAATCGGGTTCTGTTGAAGTTCTAGAAACAGGTATAAAAGTCTTAGATCTTATAACTCCTTTTGCAAAAGGTGGAAAGATTGGAGCATATGGCGGTGCAGGAGTTGGTAAAACTGTAATTATTACAGAATTGATAAGAAATATTGCTCAAGAGCACTCTGGTGTTTCCGTATTTGCCGGAGTGGGAGAAAGATCGAGAGAAGGTAATGATCTTTATCATGAGATGCAAGATTATGGTGTTCTAAATTCAACTGCGCTTGTATTCGGTCAAATGAATGAGCCTCCTGGAACTCGTGCTAGAATAGCTCTTACAGGTTTAACTATGGCAGAGTATTTTAGAGATGAACAAAAACAAGACGTTTTGCTCTTCGTTGATAATATATATAGATATATTCTTGCTGGTATGGAAGTTTCTGCTTTACTAGGTCGAATGCCTTCAGCTGTTGGTTACCAACCAACTCTATCAACTGAAATGGGAGATCTTGAAGAAAGAATAACTACTACTGTAAATGGTTCAATTACTTCTTTTCAAGCAGTTTATGTTCCTGCAGATGACTACACAGATCCTGGAATTGTTACAACATTTGGTCACTTAGATGCAAATGTTTCTTTAGATAGATCTCTCGCAGCTCAATTTTTATTTCCAGCAGTAGATCCTCTAGCTTCTAATTCTAGAATAATGGAACCAGCAATTGTTGGAGAAGATCATTACAATGCAGCAAGAGGAGTCCAACAAGTTCTACAAAGATATAAAGATCTCCAAGACGTTATAGCTATTTTAGGAATAGATGAATTGTCAGAAGAAGATCAAATAATAGTTGCAAGAGCAAGAAAAATACAAAGATTTCTAACTCAACCCTTCTTTGTAGGAGAAGTTTTTACAGGAATTCCAGGAAAATATGTACCTGTAGCTGACACCGTAAGAGGATTTTTAGAAATTATTGATGGAAAACATGACGATCTGCCAGAACAAGCGTTTTATATGGTTGGAGGTATAGAAGAAGCTGTAGCTAAAGCTGAAGAAATGAATAAGCAAATAGAAAGTAAATAGATGGCAAATAATCTCAATGTAAATATAGTGTCTCCTTCAGGAGAAGTTTTTTCGGGTGAAGCTAAAAGTGTTCAGGTACCCGGCTCGCTAGGCCAAATGACAATATTACCCAGCCACGCCGCGATTCTTTCAACTTTGAATAAAGGGAAAATTTCTGTGACAAGTGAAATAGATAAAGTTACGGATTTCGAAATTGATTCAGGGTTTATTGAGAATTCAAATGATACATTGACAATAATAATAGAAAAGCTAGCTAATATATAACTATATTATTTGTTAAGCAACCTTGCTTGATTGTAATTTTTTCAATAAGCCTAAAGCTTCTACCTTAGTAATTTCTCGGCTACATTGTATACAAGTAAGATGATATTTTCCTTGCGAGTCTGTGTTTATTTCAACGTCCCCTTTTGCTTTGCATGGGCAGCACTTAGAATAAATCACTTGTACTCCTTTATTTAAAATTTAATATTTTCAAAAGATATAATAACTTCATTTATCGTAATAAGTCAAGCATAATAATAATTTAATCGTTAACAAAATGTAAACAATAATTTTTTTTATGTTTATTTGAACGAAATCAATTCTTATATAATTGACATGATGCGTGTTAACTATTATTATGTAACTTAAGGGAGTTTTATGATTAGTAATAGAGGTTGGATAATTTCTAAAACTGTTTCAATTTCAACTAAGCAAGATCAAAGTTTTGAAAGTGAACAATTTAATTACGACCCTGTTCTAGGAGTTTATACAATTAGTGTTGCTTCTGAACTTATATCTATGCATCCAAATACTCTCAGAAAATATGATAGAAATGGTATAGTTAAACCTTCAAGAACTGATGGGAAACGTAGATTGTATTCCGAAAATGATCTTCTTAGGTTGCAAATTGTAAAATTGTTAACAGAAAAATATGGATTAAACCTAGAAGGTGCTAAATTAGTTTTAGCATTGTCAATGAAAATTAAGGAAGTTGTAAATTTACTTGAGCAGGGAGTAAGTAACCAAGTCTATAAGAATTCTGCAAAAGTTGCCTCTAAAGAATTAAGAAAACTTTTTTTAGATTTAGGGATAAAAATATAATTATGGCTAAGAAAATTAAAGAATTAGAAGATGAAATATCTCAACTTATTTCTGAAAAAGATAAATAC
This region of Dehalococcoidia bacterium genomic DNA includes:
- the atpC gene encoding ATP synthase F1 subunit epsilon — protein: MANNLNVNIVSPSGEVFSGEAKSVQVPGSLGQMTILPSHAAILSTLNKGKISVTSEIDKVTDFEIDSGFIENSNDTLTIIIEKLANI
- the atpD gene encoding F0F1 ATP synthase subunit beta: MAKGDKGKVVQVIGTVVDVEFDQNQLPEIFHALELENEGERLVLEVEQHVGNSWARCLALGPTEGLSRGVEVLDTGAPVSVPVGKDSLGRLFNVIGDPIDDGEPINKEAIRWPIHRKAPDFDQQSGSVEVLETGIKVLDLITPFAKGGKIGAYGGAGVGKTVIITELIRNIAQEHSGVSVFAGVGERSREGNDLYHEMQDYGVLNSTALVFGQMNEPPGTRARIALTGLTMAEYFRDEQKQDVLLFVDNIYRYILAGMEVSALLGRMPSAVGYQPTLSTEMGDLEERITTTVNGSITSFQAVYVPADDYTDPGIVTTFGHLDANVSLDRSLAAQFLFPAVDPLASNSRIMEPAIVGEDHYNAARGVQQVLQRYKDLQDVIAILGIDELSEEDQIIVARARKIQRFLTQPFFVGEVFTGIPGKYVPVADTVRGFLEIIDGKHDDLPEQAFYMVGGIEEAVAKAEEMNKQIESK
- a CDS encoding MerR family transcriptional regulator; protein product: MISNRGWIISKTVSISTKQDQSFESEQFNYDPVLGVYTISVASELISMHPNTLRKYDRNGIVKPSRTDGKRRLYSENDLLRLQIVKLLTEKYGLNLEGAKLVLALSMKIKEVVNLLEQGVSNQVYKNSAKVASKELRKLFLDLGIKI